In the Drosophila biarmipes strain raj3 chromosome X, RU_DBia_V1.1, whole genome shotgun sequence genome, one interval contains:
- the LOC108025941 gene encoding uncharacterized protein LOC108025941 isoform X1: protein MPVQPVRPVSTYDNLATTAASQSRHPPPESGGMYRPDLEPQPEPEVEAEVELNGSGTSHSIAAVKAALNDAKSKFFGINNYESPSPVAGKGGARAPAAVVKSEPKYQNVPQRDEVPAVAAPDPPGHHPPSVAPPAADLQSRALRYATTYEQIPLSDLEAPQASQAVYMSTTVPQNMKGMKIAGRHTPTRNSLRHSRMIVVNHKNHDSFQATRNLNISRQLLIMQLAVGLLIVGLAAWILILAPNASILINPYLSGLSLLLASVAGLILMRRNHKITDHRPPNSCYKVLLAESYVFTGLALIFCCLALVCAAIEFAELISSADGECGPTSSSLLSYHNCTCFTAGEAATSSTSTATSGDPSALTAAQESPQTEGCGKLGVEWKYLLAFSMALNTLGIVATFLYITLFICCHRNREHFYTSV from the exons ATGCCAGTGCAGCCAGTCCGTCCCGTGAGCACCTACGACAACttggccaccaccgccgcgTCCCAGTCGAGGCACCCGCCCCCCGAGTCCGGCGGCATGTACCGGCCGGACTTGGAGCCGCAGCCGGAGCCGGAAGTGGAGGCGGAGGTGGAGCTCAATGGCAGCGGCACCAGCCACAGCATAGCCGCTGTCAAGGCGGCCCTCAACGATGCCAAGTCGAAATTCTTTGGGATCAACAACTATGAGTCACCGTCACCTGTGGCCGGCAAAGGCGGTGCTCGAGCGCCGGCTGCTGTCGTCAAGTCGGAGCCAAAGTACCAGAACGTTCCGCAGCGGGATGAGGTGCCGGCAGTGGCGGCTCCAGATCCCCCAGGCCATCATCCACCATCGGTTGCCCCTCCCGCCGCCGACCTGCAGAGCAGGGCCCTGCGATATGCCACCACCTACGAGCAGATTCCGCTGAGCGACTTGGAGGCTCCGCAGGCGTCGCAG GCCGTCTACATGAGCACCACAGTTCCGCAGAACATGAAAGGCATGAAGATCGCCGGCCGACACACGCCAACCCGCAACAGTCTGCGGCACAGCCGGATGATCGTTGTCAATCACAAAAACCATGACA GTTTTCAAGCTACAAGGAATCTGAATATTTCGCGACAACTCCTAATTATGCAATTGGCTGTGGGTCTGCTAATAGTTGGTCTAGCCGCTTGGATTCTAATTTTAGCGCCGAATGCATCTATACTTATCAATCCGTATCTGAGTGGTCTGTCG TTGCTGTTGGCCAGTGTTGCGGGTCTCATACTGATGCGCAGGAACCACAAGATCACGGACCACAGACCCCCAAACAGTTGCTACAAGGTCCTGCTGGCCGAGTCCTACGTCTTCACCGGCCTGGCGTTGATCTTCTGCTGCTTGGCCCTGGTCTGTGCGGCGATAGAGTTTGCGGAGCTCATCTCGTCCGCGGATGGGGAGTGTGGACCCACCTCCAGCTCCCTGCTGAGCTACCACAACTGCACCTGCTTCACGGCCGGCGAGGCAGccacctcctccacctccaccgccACCTCTGGAGATCCCTCTGCTCTTACTGCTGCCCAGGAGTCACCGCA AACCGAGGGATGTGGAAAACTGGGGGTCGAGTGGAAGTATCTGCTGGCCTTCTCGATGGCGCTCAACACCCTGGGCATTGTTGCAACATTCTTATACATAACGCTATTTATTTGTTGCCACCGCAACAGGGAGCACTTCTACACGTCTGTGTAG
- the LOC108025941 gene encoding uncharacterized protein LOC108025941 isoform X2: MPVQPVRPVSTYDNLATTAASQSRHPPPESGGMYRPDLEPQPEPEVEAEVELNGSGTSHSIAAVKAALNDAKSKFFGINNYESPSPVAGKGGARAPAAVVKSEPKYQNVPQRDEVPAVAAPDPPGHHPPSVAPPAADLQSRALRYATTYEQIPLSDLEAPQASQAVYMSTTVPQNMKGMKIAGRHTPTRNSLRHSRMIVVNHKNHDIKKSTIRRGIQNFKTCRVLTNELYN, from the exons ATGCCAGTGCAGCCAGTCCGTCCCGTGAGCACCTACGACAACttggccaccaccgccgcgTCCCAGTCGAGGCACCCGCCCCCCGAGTCCGGCGGCATGTACCGGCCGGACTTGGAGCCGCAGCCGGAGCCGGAAGTGGAGGCGGAGGTGGAGCTCAATGGCAGCGGCACCAGCCACAGCATAGCCGCTGTCAAGGCGGCCCTCAACGATGCCAAGTCGAAATTCTTTGGGATCAACAACTATGAGTCACCGTCACCTGTGGCCGGCAAAGGCGGTGCTCGAGCGCCGGCTGCTGTCGTCAAGTCGGAGCCAAAGTACCAGAACGTTCCGCAGCGGGATGAGGTGCCGGCAGTGGCGGCTCCAGATCCCCCAGGCCATCATCCACCATCGGTTGCCCCTCCCGCCGCCGACCTGCAGAGCAGGGCCCTGCGATATGCCACCACCTACGAGCAGATTCCGCTGAGCGACTTGGAGGCTCCGCAGGCGTCGCAG GCCGTCTACATGAGCACCACAGTTCCGCAGAACATGAAAGGCATGAAGATCGCCGGCCGACACACGCCAACCCGCAACAGTCTGCGGCACAGCCGGATGATCGTTGTCAATCACAAAAACCATGACA TAAAAAAAAGCACAATCAGGAGGGGAATCCAGAACTTTAAGACTTGTAGGGTTCTTACAAATGAACTCTATAACTGA
- the LOC108025623 gene encoding glutathione hydrolase 1 proenzyme, whose protein sequence is MYFRISVNSFISMVIVLLVAVYWYRLPARNGVTKRTPRRPPNPEDPLPASHSPLHRFSRAAICSDSEVCSQLARKVLEKRGSAVDAALAALICNGLIGMQSMGLGGGMVMNIYSASERKSYSIVAREIAPLALRAENFSSFRDEQELKRSGWSIAVPAELAGYAVAHQRFGRLQWAELVLPTLELCRRGYPLYKHQYDALILNQDMIRADPGLRRMFIDPGTGHFWPLGHLIRPLDTLCNTYDRLAREGPLSFYRGAIADDLLADLEDIGSSISRQDLNRAHAKLSKALVMPLDEHDLHLTPPPGSGHVLGFIMNVLREFRVDFSRIEAMGAREIHLMVEAMKFGFVKRWQLDESASEELLANLTSHEFAQAMAKKINDSQTHNSSEFYGASSEIRIRDEHGTAHTSVLHENDAVSVTSSINFYFGSGRTGRRTGVIFNNAMSDFSMEQIRNYFDLPFVRNVNGIAPAARPMSSMSPVIVTDRSSGRVRLVVGAAGGTKIISALAPLLVRVLWQRASIKSAIDASRIHHQMLPNLLSYEYGLLQSQVRSLEEKGHRCERYENRGSVICGIDQHNGTIWVNSDFRKPGGVSGF, encoded by the exons ATGTACTTTAGGATTAGCGTGAATAGTTTCATATCCATGGTGATTGTCCTCCTGGTCGCCGTCTATTGGTACCGTCTGCCGGCGAGAAATG GAGTTACAAAAAGGACCCCCAGAAGACCGCCGAATCCGGAGGATCCTCTACCGGCCTCCCACTCGCCGCTCCATCGCTTCTCCCGGGCGGCCATTTGCTCCGACAGCGAAGTGTGCAGCCAGTTGGCCCGCAAGGTCCTGGAGAAGAGAGGCAGTGCCGTGGACGCGGCCCTGGCCGCCCTCATTTGCAATGGACTCATCGGGATGCAGAGCATGGGCCTCGGTGGCGGCATGGTGATGAACATCTACTCGGCCAGCGAGCGCAAGTCCTACAGCATTGTGGCCCGCGAAATCGCTCCGCTGGCCCTGCGGGCGGAGAACTTCTCGTCCTTTCGCGATGAGCAGGAGCTCAAGAGATCCGGCTGGTCCATCGCCGTGCCGGCGGAGCTCGCCGGCTATGCGGTGGCCCACCAGAGATTCGGGCGGCTGCAGTGGGCGGAGCTGGTGCTGCCCACCTTGGAGCTGTGCCGGCGTGGCTATCCGCTGTACAAGCACCAGTACGATGCCCTCATCCTCAACCAGGACATGATCCGGGCGGATCCCGGCCTGCGGCGGATGTTCATCGATCCCGGAACGGGGCACTTTTGGCCACTGGGCCATCTCATCCGACCCTTGGACACGTTGTGCAACACCTACGATCGGTTGGCCAGGGAGGGACCCCTCAGCTTCTACAGAGGTGCCATCGCCGATGACCTGCTGGCCGACCTCGAGGACATTGGCAGTTCCATATCCAGGCAGGATCTGAACCGAGCCCATGCCAAGTTGAGCAAGGCCTTGGTGATGCCTCTGGATGAGCATGATCTGCACTTGACCCCGCCACCTGGAAGTGGCCACGTCCTGGGTTTCATAATGAATGTACTGCGGGAGTTCCGGGTGGATTTCTCCAGAATCGAAGCCATGGGAGCCCGGGAGATTCACCTGATGGTGGAGGCCATGAAGTTTGGCTTTGTCAAGCGCTGGCAACTGGACGAATCAGCGAGTGAGGAG CTTTTGGCGAACCTGACGAGCCATGAATTTGCGCAAGCCATGGCCAAGAAAATCAATGACTCACAGACCCACAACAGTTCTGAGTTTTATGGAGCTTCATCAGAGATACGGATACGGGATGAGCACGGCACTGCCCACACCTCAGTTCTGCACGAAAACGATGCCGTTTCGGTGACCAGCTCCATAAACTTCTA TTTCGGCAGTGGACGCACAGGAAGGCGAACCGGAGTGATCTTCAACAACGCCATGTCCGACTTCTCCATGGAACAGATCAGGAACTACTTTGATCTGCCCTTTGTGCGCAATGTCAATGGCATAGCCCCCGCCGCCAGACCTATGTCCTCGATGAGTCCGGTGATTGTCACGGATCGCTCCTCCGGGCGGGTTCGCCTGGTTGTGGGTGCCGCTGGCGGTACCAAAATAATCTCCGCCCTGGCTCCGCTCCTCGTCCGTGTTCTCTGGCAGAGGGCGAGCATCAAGTCGGCCATCGATGCCAGTCGCATCCATCACCAAATGCTGCCCAATCTCTTGTCCTACGAGTACGGACTGCTCCAGAGCCAGGTGAGGAGCTTGGAGGAGAAGGGTCACCGGTGCGAGCGATATGAGAACAGGGGATCCGTCATCTGCGGAATCGATCAGCACAATGGCACCATCTGGGTGAACTCCGATTTTAGGAAGCCAGGCGGGGTTAGTGGCTTCTAA